The Pseudoalteromonas translucida KMM 520 genome has a window encoding:
- a CDS encoding GNAT family N-acetyltransferase produces the protein MATFSHQWFSSINQIERAQWQRLFGDEPFTQHAFLYALEQSQCVTQQSGWQPYHLAIFEGENIIALAPGYLKSHSYGEYVFDWAWAEAYEKHGLEYYPKWLCGVPFCPIEGSRIAIEHSNPSLVYEYITELLNLHSKEQGWSGWHVNFCNLAQATQLTLQHAMLRVGVQFQWFNKGFTCFDDFLDTLNSRKRKSLKKERSKITQQNITIEWLQGTQITPEIMQLFCEFYQRTYLKRSGHLGYLNMPFFKLLHALMAEKLVIMLAKKEDAIIAATLSLIGEDTLYGRYWGASEEVDSLHFELCYYQGIEFAIKHNLSCFHSGAQGEHKIARGFAPVLTYSAHHIIDNDFSNAINDYLKRERQHINIYKDQCSALLPFKNQ, from the coding sequence ATGGCGACATTTTCGCATCAATGGTTTAGTAGTATTAATCAAATAGAGCGAGCGCAATGGCAACGCTTGTTTGGCGACGAGCCATTTACCCAACATGCTTTTTTATACGCATTAGAGCAAAGTCAGTGTGTTACTCAACAAAGTGGTTGGCAGCCTTATCACTTAGCTATTTTTGAGGGCGAAAATATTATTGCGCTGGCACCGGGCTATTTAAAAAGCCACTCTTACGGTGAATATGTGTTTGATTGGGCCTGGGCAGAAGCATACGAGAAACATGGCTTAGAGTACTATCCTAAATGGCTATGCGGTGTGCCATTTTGCCCTATTGAAGGTAGCCGTATTGCTATAGAGCATAGTAACCCTAGCTTAGTGTATGAATACATCACAGAGTTACTAAACCTGCACAGCAAAGAGCAAGGCTGGTCTGGCTGGCACGTTAATTTTTGCAACTTAGCCCAAGCAACACAGCTCACACTGCAGCACGCTATGCTTAGAGTGGGTGTGCAATTTCAGTGGTTTAATAAAGGCTTTACATGCTTTGACGATTTTTTAGATACGCTTAATTCTCGTAAGCGCAAATCACTAAAAAAAGAACGTAGCAAAATAACTCAACAAAACATTACTATTGAATGGCTGCAAGGGACGCAAATTACGCCTGAAATTATGCAGCTATTTTGCGAATTCTATCAACGTACTTATTTAAAACGCTCTGGCCACTTAGGCTATTTAAACATGCCCTTTTTTAAGCTTTTACATGCGCTAATGGCCGAAAAGCTAGTCATTATGCTAGCCAAAAAAGAGGACGCTATTATTGCCGCAACCCTTAGCCTAATAGGAGAAGATACACTGTACGGGCGGTATTGGGGGGCAAGCGAAGAGGTAGATTCACTGCACTTTGAGCTATGCTATTACCAAGGGATTGAGTTTGCAATAAAGCATAACCTCAGCTGTTTTCATTCAGGGGCACAAGGTGAGCATAAAATAGCACGCGGTTTTGCCCCAGTATTAACCTACTCAGCTCACCATATAATTGATAACGACTTTAGCAACGCAATTAACGATTACTTAAAACGTGAACGCCAGCATATTAATATTTATAAAGATCAATGCAGCGCATTACTGCCGTTTAAAAATCAGTAA
- a CDS encoding DUF938 domain-containing protein, with the protein MIKPFSQACENNKQPILAQLKSVLANAKTVLEVGSGTGQHSVYFAQQLPHLQWYSSDRAINHEGINLWHREVNLTNLHAPLELDLNNAWPIDKVDAIYTANTFHIVSWQLVEHFFAGVKQHLNDQGIVCIYGPFKYKGEFTSQSNNDFNRFLIERDPLSGIRDFAAVELLAKQAGLTLLSDIAMPANNQLLIFKRQ; encoded by the coding sequence ATGATTAAGCCATTCTCACAAGCGTGTGAAAATAATAAACAGCCTATTTTAGCGCAGTTAAAATCTGTGTTAGCGAATGCCAAAACGGTGCTCGAAGTAGGCTCAGGTACAGGTCAGCACAGCGTGTATTTTGCTCAGCAGTTGCCGCATTTACAATGGTATAGCAGCGACAGAGCGATTAATCATGAGGGTATTAATTTATGGCACCGCGAGGTTAATTTAACCAATTTACATGCTCCCCTTGAACTTGACTTAAACAATGCGTGGCCAATTGATAAAGTGGATGCTATTTACACGGCTAATACTTTTCATATTGTAAGCTGGCAACTAGTAGAGCATTTTTTTGCGGGTGTAAAACAGCATTTAAATGACCAAGGCATAGTATGCATTTACGGGCCATTTAAATATAAAGGCGAGTTTACTAGCCAAAGTAATAATGACTTTAATCGCTTTTTAATAGAGCGCGACCCACTTAGTGGTATTAGAGATTTTGCAGCAGTTGAGCTATTAGCAAAGCAAGCAGGGCTAACGTTACTAAGTGATATAGCCATGCCTGCTAATAATCAGTTACTGATTTTTAAACGGCAGTAA